In Leptolyngbya sp. 'hensonii', the following are encoded in one genomic region:
- a CDS encoding Uma2 family endonuclease — MSTVLATPISQIELSPDSAIRISGVSWEGYIALLQELGNDRSTRIAYDDGVLEIRMPGQPHEAANRVLAAIAFALAEELGVDFNNMGSTAFFMLVRHSNSNERTSSLSRSMTPGRKLHQ, encoded by the coding sequence ATGAGTACAGTCCTTGCCACCCCGATCAGCCAAATTGAATTGTCTCCCGATAGTGCGATTCGGATCAGCGGCGTATCCTGGGAAGGCTATATTGCGTTGCTGCAAGAATTGGGGAACGATCGCTCAACCCGCATTGCCTACGACGATGGAGTATTAGAAATCAGAATGCCTGGTCAGCCTCACGAAGCGGCCAATCGTGTGTTAGCCGCGATCGCCTTTGCCCTGGCCGAAGAACTGGGGGTTGACTTTAACAATATGGGTTCTACAGCGTTTTTTATGCTGGTGAGGCACAGTAACAGCAATGAGAGAACCAGTTCCTTAAGTCGCTCGATGACACCTGGGAGAAAGCTTCATCAATAG